A region of Ferruginibacter albus DNA encodes the following proteins:
- a CDS encoding sensor histidine kinase — protein MGSNSDYLLIVVCIGLFFALLSVSIILFVIYYHKKRREAIKDKDTLIENFNKTILETQLEIQEQTFNYISQEIHDNVGQILSLAKVQINIMNESEYISKDMLNEVKENVSKAMADLRNISKSLSSERIRLHGIYETVAMEAANINNSGVIKVVTSLNGAEQKMDEQKKLILFRIIQESLQNCIKHAHASEVTIDFSYLPDVLQVLVRDNGKGFDEAEIAINNKGLGLLNIKNRAALTGGSGIIASELNKGTTVTIKIPYE, from the coding sequence TTGGGAAGCAATAGTGACTACTTATTAATTGTTGTATGCATTGGGCTTTTTTTTGCACTACTCAGTGTAAGTATCATTTTATTTGTCATCTATTACCATAAAAAAAGAAGAGAGGCTATAAAAGATAAGGATACATTGATTGAAAATTTCAACAAAACGATTTTAGAAACTCAACTCGAAATACAAGAACAAACATTCAATTACATCAGCCAGGAAATTCACGATAACGTAGGACAAATATTAAGCTTAGCCAAAGTGCAGATAAACATTATGAATGAGAGTGAGTATATAAGCAAGGATATGCTAAATGAAGTGAAAGAGAATGTAAGTAAAGCAATGGCTGATCTACGCAATATTTCCAAAAGCCTTAGCAGCGAGCGAATACGCTTACATGGAATTTATGAAACAGTTGCAATGGAAGCAGCCAATATTAATAATAGCGGCGTGATAAAAGTAGTGACTTCATTAAATGGTGCTGAGCAAAAAATGGATGAGCAAAAAAAATTGATACTGTTTCGTATCATACAGGAATCGTTACAAAATTGTATCAAGCATGCACACGCTTCAGAAGTAACCATTGACTTTAGTTATTTACCGGACGTTCTGCAAGTACTGGTCAGAGATAATGGAAAAGGGTTTGATGAAGCAGAGATCGCAATCAATAATAAAGGCCTTGGCTTATTAAATATTAAAAACAGGGCTGCACTAACAGGTGGCTCCGGCATAATTGCAAGTGAGCTAAATAAAGGAACTACTGTAACTATTAAAATACCGTATGAGTGA
- a CDS encoding response regulator transcription factor → MHYNTKELFFKCNKKQIFAMQPILNPIEMLTKKESQVIELLKAGMLNKEIADSMNVSLHTVKNHLKSIYKKLGVRNRTEASVKVNSGYNLVEHK, encoded by the coding sequence ATACACTATAACACCAAAGAGCTATTTTTTAAATGTAATAAAAAGCAAATATTCGCAATGCAACCAATACTAAACCCAATTGAGATGCTTACAAAAAAAGAGAGTCAAGTAATAGAATTATTGAAAGCAGGCATGTTGAATAAGGAGATAGCGGATAGTATGAATGTTTCGTTGCACACTGTTAAAAACCATCTAAAGAGTATCTATAAAAAACTGGGCGTGAGGAATAGGACAGAGGCGAGTGTTAAAGTTAATAGCGGATATAATCTCGTAGAGCATAAATAG
- a CDS encoding porin family protein, which yields MKQIYLIGMLLLFHFLGKSQDVIIKNDKSEIKCKVTEITDDVIKYKRWELKDGPIYNIKKQEVFMILYENGQREVIKATEQPTQTVSSPAPVTTPTNNSVGLYQSISSKNNRNSLLDTAINYQDIKVKYMPTRLQYGFSDPSSLSVEGEYRLAKNVMNIGGAYAVYFPDGYSMSMFSIYVAPYLAVNRMSGKYEQQDHGLFLSGRIGYGFFSISDNSGFSDNSSGLYYGAGLDYIFPSSTFGLSFSVYKYDQNDLISQAGICWSW from the coding sequence ATGAAACAAATATATCTGATCGGAATGCTTCTACTATTTCACTTTTTAGGAAAATCGCAGGATGTTATCATTAAAAATGATAAAAGCGAAATTAAGTGTAAGGTAACAGAAATAACAGATGATGTTATTAAATATAAAAGATGGGAATTGAAAGACGGACCGATTTACAATATTAAAAAACAAGAGGTCTTTATGATATTGTATGAAAACGGGCAAAGAGAAGTTATAAAAGCTACAGAACAGCCAACACAAACAGTGAGTTCTCCAGCACCGGTTACAACACCTACAAATAATTCGGTTGGATTGTATCAATCTATTTCAAGCAAGAATAATCGCAATTCACTTTTGGATACGGCTATAAATTATCAGGACATAAAAGTAAAATATATGCCAACTCGATTGCAATATGGTTTTAGCGATCCATCCTCTTTAAGCGTGGAAGGAGAATATCGTTTAGCAAAAAATGTGATGAATATTGGCGGAGCCTATGCGGTATATTTTCCAGATGGTTATAGCATGAGTATGTTCTCAATTTATGTGGCTCCTTATTTGGCTGTTAACAGAATGTCCGGCAAATATGAACAACAAGATCACGGTTTATTTTTATCAGGACGTATAGGGTATGGTTTTTTTTCCATAAGTGACAATTCCGGCTTCTCTGATAATTCGTCGGGTCTTTACTATGGTGCCGGACTTGATTATATTTTTCCTTCTTCAACTTTCGGACTTTCTTTTAGTGTGTACAAATACGATCAGAATGATCTTATATCTCAAGCAGGTATTTGCTGGAGTTGGTAA
- the map gene encoding type I methionyl aminopeptidase, whose product MIHYKTKAEIELMRESSLLVSKTLSEVAKLIKPGITTLHLNDVAEQFIRDNGGTPSFKGYQDYPFAACISVNDAVVHGFPTKNELKDGDIVSVDLGAYKNGFHGDSAYTFALGTIPEESQQLLRVTKESLYKGIEKAIAGNRVGDIAFAIQDYTEKQHGYGVVRELVGHGLGRHLHEDPQVPNYGKRGTGAKLKEGMVIAIEPMINLGTKDVYHDEDGWTIRTHDRKPSAHYEHNVCIQKNKADILSSFAEIEAAEKANPNLCSTYY is encoded by the coding sequence ATGATACATTATAAAACCAAGGCAGAGATTGAATTAATGCGTGAAAGCAGTTTGCTGGTGAGTAAGACCCTGTCTGAAGTAGCAAAGCTGATCAAACCCGGCATAACTACGTTGCATTTGAATGATGTAGCGGAACAATTTATAAGGGACAATGGCGGAACACCTTCTTTCAAAGGTTACCAGGATTATCCTTTTGCAGCGTGTATTTCGGTAAATGATGCAGTAGTGCATGGTTTTCCTACAAAGAATGAATTGAAAGATGGTGATATTGTTTCTGTAGATCTTGGTGCTTATAAAAATGGGTTTCATGGTGATAGCGCCTATACATTTGCATTAGGAACAATACCGGAAGAATCACAACAGTTGTTGAGAGTAACTAAGGAATCTTTATATAAAGGGATTGAAAAAGCAATTGCCGGTAATCGAGTTGGAGATATTGCTTTTGCGATACAGGATTATACCGAGAAGCAGCACGGTTATGGAGTAGTGAGAGAGTTGGTGGGGCATGGTTTGGGAAGACATTTACATGAAGATCCGCAGGTGCCTAATTATGGTAAACGGGGTACCGGCGCTAAATTAAAGGAAGGCATGGTGATTGCTATTGAGCCAATGATAAACCTGGGTACAAAAGATGTGTATCATGATGAGGACGGCTGGACAATTCGTACACATGATAGAAAACCTTCTGCACACTATGAACATAATGTTTGCATACAAAAGAATAAGGCAGATATTTTATCTTCTTTTGCTGAAATAGAAGCTGCTGAAAAAGCGAATCCGAATCTTTGCTCAACTTACTACTGA
- a CDS encoding response regulator transcription factor produces MSDIKYIAVVDDHTMFRKGLISLINLFPGYKVLFDAANGTDFIKQLKPQHLPDILLLDIAMPEMDGYQLASWVTINYPDIPILALSTMDAETAIIKMIKHGAKGYVLKDAEPKELKQAFDDVLKDGFFYNELVSHKIIRSINLLADNRSAIGAFAKLSDRETAFLKLACSEKTYFEIAKEMFVSERTVDGYRESLFKKLNVSTRVGLVLYAIKNGLVQL; encoded by the coding sequence ATGAGTGATATTAAGTACATAGCAGTTGTAGATGATCATACTATGTTCCGCAAAGGCTTGATCTCATTGATCAATCTTTTTCCGGGTTACAAGGTATTGTTTGATGCAGCGAATGGAACTGATTTTATCAAGCAGTTAAAGCCGCAACATTTGCCGGATATATTGCTGTTGGATATTGCCATGCCTGAAATGGATGGTTATCAATTGGCTAGTTGGGTTACTATTAATTATCCTGATATTCCCATTTTAGCGCTAAGCACGATGGATGCTGAAACAGCTATTATCAAAATGATAAAGCATGGAGCAAAGGGTTATGTATTAAAAGATGCTGAGCCCAAAGAATTAAAGCAGGCTTTTGATGATGTACTGAAAGATGGTTTTTTTTATAATGAGCTTGTATCTCACAAAATAATACGTTCTATTAATCTATTGGCAGATAACAGATCAGCTATTGGCGCTTTTGCAAAGCTTTCGGATAGAGAGACTGCTTTTTTAAAACTAGCCTGCAGTGAGAAAACCTATTTTGAAATTGCGAAGGAAATGTTTGTTAGTGAACGTACAGTTGATGGTTATAGAGAATCACTGTTTAAAAAATTAAACGTTTCTACAAGAGTAGGATTGGTATTGTACGCTATTAAGAATGGATTGGTGCAATTATAA